The genomic window AGATTAAAATTACTGACACGTCGGGACACACCAATTAAATTAAAGACGCGATTTTTAAAATACTACGTAGGGTTGACACTTTTAAATGGATGCGACTGGACGTTCAAAACTACAACGAAACGTTTGACCGGATAGAAGCTTTTGCTATTTGGTGCTATAGAAAAATGATGAGAATAAGCTGAactgacaaaatatcaaatgatataGTGTTAAATAGGATGCAAGCTTAAAGCAACATGCTTACGGACATATAAAAAGAGGTAACAAATTCGAGATTTTACAAATGTTGATATAAGGAAAAGTTGAGGGACAAAGAGGAAATGACATGGCTTGAGAACATCAAAGGTTAGACAGGTCTCACAACAATTAGCGAACTAACAGAGGCAGCGAGAAGCAGACACGAATTTTATGGCATAGATAATAATAACATCTAACATCTCTACGGTTGAGCTTGTATGTAATTGCGAACATCCAGCATGGCTGTGccgatcaagaagaagaagataagaGCATCCAGCATTGTCTGCTTTAGGCCATCTGTCTTATTCTCGCGATTTTTGCGCGATACGGCTTCAATCTGATTCCGCTTTCAAAGAAACAAGTTTTAGACGTGAAGTATATCAAATGTTCCAGGCGTTATGGCTTTCAGAGGTTCAATTGGCTGACAAATCTCCTAACTGAACAATGGTGCACGCGTCCTGAAGGACCTGGCTTAAGAAAAGTTCTTGCATTGTTTGATCTAATGCAAGATAAGTATGAAGCGTTTCAGGGTTACACAATGCAACCCCCGGCATATTGAAGAAGtgataatatgtaaatatgtatggcatcaaaataaaatgttttaaagcgTCAATACTTTTTAATCACACTTCGTACActcttatgtacatacagtggcacagtaaagtctacataccccattgaaaagcgaggtttggatatttctgtgaacattgtagcattagaatatatttcaaacaaatccaatctaacaacaaacaataaattttaacaaaaaaattttaatccaaaaatatttattaacaaaaacaaacaaaattcattttccaaacacagaaaagtctgcatactttgtaaaaagaatgtgtttcacttaaaaggaaataaaaagacaacagaattaatacttggtgggtccgccacgactttctagaacagcatttaatctattttgcatggaatttaccaatacttttgtgtaattattcgaaattaaattccactcttcaagtaaagcatttttgaggtcctgtttatttttaattgtccttTTCCTAATGCGACGATCCAATTCATCCCATAAATTCTCTATGGGGTTCAAATCCGGTGACTGGGGTGGGGAATGAAGTTGATGGGGCACATTATATAGTAGCCATTCTTTGACAACACCAGCGGTAtgttttgggtcgttatcttgctgaaaGTACCAACCCGCCGTAAGACCCAGTTTACTCGCGGATTGCTTCAAATTATCTTTGAGAATGTCCAAATATACCAAGCGatccatattaatatcaataaatgttaaattaccCACCCCAGCCgctgacatgcagccccaaaccattatggagccaccaccgtgcttcaccgtaggaagcaagtttttgggcaataatgcttcattatttcgacgccatactttttgtttgccatcatagccaaacaagttgaacttgctttcgtcactaaataaatcattagcccaaaaatcttcgtatgcatcaatatatttcttagcaaattcgactcgtttctccatatttattttgctgatgaATGGCTTCTTTCGAGGCACACGGTTGTGGATTCCATTGCTTCTCAATAAATGTCTCACCGTTTCTGGATGCACTGAAGCAATATCCTGATTTTTCAGggtttttgcaatttctattgatgttattcttggattttcttgcacgtctaacaatatttttcgcttaGCACGAGGAGTCAATTTAGGTGGGCGACCACTTCTTGGTTTGTTTTCTACACTATTAGTGTGATTATATTTCCGAATATTTGTTTGAATGCTTGATTTTGGATGTCCGACCAGTCCAATCTCtcttaaaggtttttttttccttataatatttcacaattagCTCACGTACTTTAACACAGATTTCTTTACCCATTTTGGTTAAATTAACACAGCTACAATTTTAATATCCAAGAACTAAACTTCTTTCTAACTTACGGTATCTAGTAAAGACGCCTgaagtgattggtagcactgtttgagtacagaactgcattttgtgtactccactacaaaggaaaatgaattttgtttgtttttgttaataaatatttttggattaaacttttttggttaaaatttattgtttgttgttagattggatttgtttggaatatattctaatgctacaatgttcacagaattctccaaacctcgcttttcaatggggtatgtagactttactgtgccactgtatgtacttacatatatgtattatgaatAAAATACAGCAATATAGCGAACAAATGTCATTACATATGACATACCGTGGATAACTATAGTTATGTAAAACCGTTTcgttataatttttacatacatacaagaaagacacaaatatatgtacatgtatgttaGAGTAAAAGTtcagaaacaaaaatatgtatgtttattcGGACATAAAATATGACACTTtcataaatatgcaaatatactacacatatgtatgtataaaaaaataagttgaaatgaAACACATAACATAATTACTAAATGATGTTCAAGGTTTTGAGTGCAAGAAAATATGCTGAAAAAGTTTACATGATTGATAAATTGTTtgaatgaaatatacataataaataaactaaataaaacttcATTACTTTACCAtagataaatacatatgtacgcacttATTTGAGTCTATTCAATTTGCAAATTAAGGGCTGGTGATGctatgatatatacatacataagtatgtagttTGAAGTAGTTATATTCGCTCGTGATTCAgagctaaaaaatatttgaattggaTAAAAACGTAGTTGAATCTGTGATTCTTACGGTTCGTTATTTGGTGGAACGGCCATTAATGATTTGTAacagtaaataagaaaaaaaattgtaatcagaACGACTATTCTTCAGTTTAAAGTCCCGGCTACTTTTCTTAGCCCTACTTGCTGGTCGATTCTTGTAGTGTAGATAGTCCCCAACGTACATAAACGAGAACAACgcagaaatacatatttttcttgctGTATTTACTTTTTGCTCACTTTTATGCAAAGTTGGCATGGATCAGTACGTACTATGccagttttaatataaatttactgAGAGAGTTGCCATATCTCTTATCAACTAAATATTGTATATCTGGATTCTGTTGCAATCGATCTGCAAAAAAACTTTCGAGCTCGTTTATAAttttcatatgtatgcatatgcatacgagtataattGGCGATTgcactctttgtgggtgtttgaccgagctcgtatgcctacagttttaagcccacTACGGACGGCAAATGGCAATGCAAAATGTGGTGCCCGTGGACGTTGCAGGCATAACTGCCGCTGCAATCAGGCTGAGAAAATCGCGCTTAATGCTTAGTCAGTTCTGTAAACATTCAAGTATTCTCACAAACTTGGAATTCATCCCTCTGATGACTAATTAATGTACACCCTCGCCGGGTCTGAGCGCGACATTTTGGAGAACATTGGTTGAGGCATATTCTGCAAAGGAAAGCTTAAGCTACCGAAGCACCGTGTTCCAAGCGGAGGAATCCACAATAAAAGAAGCCGTGATTAGTTGCTCACTTGCGTAATAAATTTCAGGGAATAagtatctactccgacagccaaacAGGAATTAAGGTCCTGTGCTCGATGGTGGTGCGCTCGAAACTGGTCGGAAAATGGGTGACTTATATTTCGATAGCATCCGAGTTCGGTGATATTAGACTTACCTGGACGGCTGAGCTATCCTGAAAGTGGACCTGCAAGTTGGTTTAGCCTCAAAATGAGAGGACTAGGGTCAATGACTACATGTGGTCTGCTTCTGCAAAGTTGGTCTTCACGCCATCTCAGCGAAGACTGGAAGAATAGGCAAACTTGCAAgatcgcgagatccttctgtcTACGTGTAGATCGGAGGTGCTCAAGAGAGCTTCTAAGGTTAACGGAGTCTCAGATCATGAATTTCGTGAATGCCCTTGTCGGGCGTTGTCCGCGAAGTATAAATCTGATAGACTTGGCGTAACTTTGAGTCCGTTTCACGTAAGCTGTGAATTATCTCTGCGCTTTCTTCTTAATTGTCCCGCTCTCGCGGTGCTAAGAtgtaggcatcttggctctcactTCTTTGCAGCACTTGCTGATATACCAGGTCTAGATATTAGCCACCTAATGAATTTCGTCAGTAGCTACCGCATCATGTCATCGTTCGGTTGCCAGCAGAAATTTTAAagcatatctttaaaaaacagCTGTTCAAAGCGCAAGTAGAAGAAtattgaaagtttattttattttcagttttaataaaagaaaatcaagTACACCATTAtcaaaaaaacattgaaatgtTGCAGAAAATAGGTATGCATTTTTGTACATGCAGTGATTACACTTGTGTTTCTATTTGGAGCAAGAACCACGGTGACACGTCGCATCCACCACAAGTCGACTTTTGgagtattaaacaaaattaagcttGCGATTCTAGTAAGTCGAGCGACAGTGATTCTGATGAGGACGATGTACTTTGTCTGCTTGAtgcacataaaataataaatcaattattattCGTTGAAAGAAATAGAATAATCGGAAAAATCCACTTTTGCTTCACTTTATTCACATGTCTTCTAGGAATGGCAATTTTCACAAAGGGAAGGGTTTTACATTGTTTAAATGAAGTAAGGAGGACTGAATTACCTTTATTGaatatgttttattaatttaaagcaCTGATTGAgtctttttttaaacaatttttactcGAACTCTAACATAACACCAACAAAAGTAAAGTGTAAGGTACGAATGACTCCATAGCCATCAGctattttttgttgcaaataGCAATTGCAAAATGtcgttatttttaataattcgtcCATGATAAATGGCGCCAAATAAAAACTCACTAAAGGAGATGCTACATGTAAGCGCGGCAAGCTgtcagaaaaagaaaaaatttggccTGCTCAAACTGCAAtatcttttttctataaattttatacatacCATCAATATGAAGATTGGTCGATTGAAATATCGTGTCAGAACGGTACGATACACAAAAATTACAGTGGTATGTTCTAGAAGTCAGCCAAACATACTTCAATTGAGCCAAATCCATTGAGATCTTAAGGAAACTGCCTAACTTCAACAATCTTATTGCATTCCAGGGAAGAAACCCAATACGAATATTCTCTTAATCGTGCAAAACACTTGCATGATGCACAGCTTGAATGAGCTGAAAAGATATTTCCAATATCTACTAACTTTGCAACAGCAAGCCTGAGGTATATTTTCGGGCCGTGAATTATAGAATGATATAAGCGATCCATTGccagttttttgttgttattctttTATGGTAACTTTGAGGCATACAATGTGAGAACTTTCGTACATTTGCGTGTTTCAGTAtaggtttttttgcattttatgctATTGTGCAATCGAGGGTTGTCATAacagttgaaatttttgaattcgtCTTCGTAGTTTTCACACTAAACCCTTTAGGCTCTACTCAAATTAGAGTTTGGGTTAACCTAATTTTATACCAAACcattagttttgttgttgttgatataTGATTATTTTAgtgtaatatttcaaatttattttaagtagaGGTTGAAGTCTCTGGCACATCaggttttttaaaaaagaaagacaagttTCTCAAAACCTTGACATGGTGGCAACCCAGAATTTGTTCAGTATACAAAGTTACATCAGAAACCAAtctcatataaaaataaaataaaatttgtagtaaGTTTCCAGTAAAGTTTTGCAGTAGTTTTCCACAGAAtagcaaaacaaatattataaggGTTTTTCAGACCGAGCTTGATACAATCACAATTCGTTAAACTTTCTAACTTTgagtgaatatatttttttctttttcccgaTAATGTGACAAATCAGCTGAAACTCAACAAttaaagttttcgaaaactATATGGCGAAGTTGTATACACAGATAAGCAAAATTCAGCTGAACAATGCCTGATCAGAATATAACAGTTGGtgaaaagaaagagaaaatttgACAGTTCTCACATCCCATCACAATGCGTCCATTGCGGCAACGAATTTCATTGGCAACTAAATAGATTGTGTATTTGAGTAGAAAGCACCACATACGGGCCGAACGCTATGGCAGAATGAACAAAAGTTGGCAATTTGCTATATAGCAATTTCGTACGGTTATAAAAATTCCCATAAACAGTACGACCAATAAATGAATGAGCGAATTGAATCGTCTAGCCCGGGCTTAAGTTATATTCTTCTGCTTTCTTTCTCTTCTACTTTCTCTCGAAATTTGCTTTACTCCCTTGCATCAGTTGACGTTTGTAATGATGAAAACAAATAGCAGAAATAGTTTGAGGAAATTTATGCACACAGAAGCGATAGTAAAGATTTCTACTTTCAAAGACAAAAGCCATAATTATAAATTTGGCAATTAAATGAGGTTTGAGCTGCGATAGGAGCATTTTGATATGCTGAAGTACTTTAAGAAACACAAAGGTAACTTGCACACAGGTTGTAATTGCCAGAGCAACGTACTTAAGTGCATtgataacaataaaatttttaagtggATGCTATGATCTCATGCCAAAGCTTTGAGTGTATTAAACtaaaaagatttattattttataggaTCCCGTAGCCGGGGAATATGGAATGATATCCCATTTCGAAAATCTGAGGGTGAAACCAATGAGGTCAGATCAAAAGAAAACGAATCACTACCAAGAGAAGTTGAAACCAAACGCAATTCCTTGCAGTCGTCTTCAAGTTTTTGTGACGAAATTCTCTCCCAGGTAGACATCGAGGATGATGCAATTGAAGGTGTTGATAGTTGCGGGGAAAGCTTGGGCGACTATAGTTTGGCATCCGATGATGGTGAGTTATAAATGAATAACTATTACCTATAAGAAAGGAATAACAACTATGTATTGCATCTAGATATTTTTCGATATAAATCTCGTCTGGCAATGTCACTTTTGTCAATAGTAAGTGATCCAATTTGTCTAAGTTACTTTGTGCAATACTTAGATACAAGGCATGCACTTCCTCCACTCAAGTTTTATCTTGACACGGAGAATTTTAAAACTGTTGCACAAACATACTTAGAGAGGGAACAACACAATGATGGGCAAGAACCATTAGAAAGTGTAAAAGCATTGCATCGTTCTTCCGAGGTTAAAATACATGCCCAGATAAACGGGAATAGAATGAATGCTACAAATTTGGAAGAGGACAAGGATAGAGTACCTGAATTAAAAAGTTATTATGATTTATCTATGCGTCAGCCTCTTACAGATGATGAAAAGAGTCAAATATACGCCGAAACTAATAAGCAAATTCATCAATGTAATGAGAATACACGgaataataatttaaacaaaagtaGCAATAGTTACTCGGGTAGAAAAAGTGGCATTGAAAGTAATAAGCCCAGCAGGGCTGAAAAATGTATGAGTCCAGCTAGCGTTCAAGATGCAATAGCAATATACCAAAAGTATCTAATTGCAGATGCAAATCAGTTTGTCTCTCTACCGGTCGAAATTTTGTCGCAAATTTCGTTGCATTTATGTACACAAACTGAAACACAAGCATGTTCACAAAATTCAAAAGGAACAGAAGTTGCATCCACGCTCCCGTCAACATGCTTTGACGAAGCGCAACGTTATGTTTTAGACCAGATAGAACGAGAGTATTTAAATGACTTTTTACAGAGCCCTTTTTACAGCAAATACTGTGTAGAATTGATAGAGAATGGCCAACCAGACCTATCAATTTATGATATTCTCTACAGTGAGGCCACACTCTTTTTCTTCATGGAGTTTCTTGAGCAGCACGGCGAACGAGAATGTCTCGACTTTTGGACATCAGCCATAAACTTTCGTAAAAGCTTCGAAGCTTCGGTAGAAGATACAGAAATTGAAAACGATAAGTTGGAGTTGCGAAAATCACTCGAATCAGAAGCTCAAACGGATGCAATGATCATTTATGAAAAATTCTTCTCGCTTCAGTCTGAGGATCGTTTTTGGTTATCTGACCGACTTCGATGCCGAGTTGAAGAACGTATTTGTGCTAAAGGACGTATTGCGTACTGTTTTGATTTGCCTTTGCAGTtgattgcaaaatatttagagCGCAAATATTTTCAAGGTTTTCTAAAATCACagctttttcaaaactatttaaatgaGTTAAAGTTGAAATTACGCGATGCCAATGCAACGAGTGCGGATTTTACAACAGATGCATCGTCTAGCGGTGCTTTTCGTAAATCAGTCCACCGCAAAACACTCTCTGATTGTAGTGAAGGAAGTCGGCGCGAAGTTTTGAAACAAAACACCCTACTAGCGATGGACGGTAACAAAATGCCACAACCACGTATAAGAAATATCGCACAAACGTCAGGGTCGGATCTTCACATTGACTCACGTCAACTAATAAATCCAAACTTAATGTGGCATCGGTCATACTCATCAGATGGTGGAGCTCTTAAATTTGGTCATATCAACGAATTGGGTCGCTATGAACGTGACTTCGATGCAGTAGATTCTGTGGGGAGTGAAATAGCAAGCGGGGGCAAACACAATTGGTCTTTAAATCTTAGTggcaacaaaatcaaaaatgcaATGCGAAAACTTGTTAATTTGCCTGAAGATAAGGTTCAAGAAGAAATTGCTTGGCAAGTAGCTGAAATGATCGTTAGAGATGTGACAAATGTAACGCTCAGAAGTGATCAACTCAACTCTAACCCACaactaaaaacacaaacaaaaacagccGCCCCCAACTTTAAGAGTGAAGTTATAAGGCCATCTTAATTACCTTCTTTTGGAAATATGAGTTCAGAACTTTGTATTTCTCAATAATAACTCTAAGTGTTTTTATCCGCGTCAGCATATCGAATGCAAGAAAAATGACTTTtgcttaataataatatattagccATCATTTAGTTTTCTGttgcattaatataaaatattttgacgtaGAAGCTTGGCATTTGGAAGATGATTAATGCAAAGCGGTCAGAtagttaaaaattgtatatatattcaaAACTCGAAATTTTCAGTTGTTAAAACAAACTGCTctctaatataaatttgttttattgtaaattcaaaaatgtttacagttaaatatatgtatgtatgtatgttcatgcTAAGCCTAAATGTGTATACCTCAAGTAACTCTTAACGTCATGCACAAATTTCACTCTTTATActcttttttctgaaaatgctAAGttacaaaagtataaaattaaaagcaaaacatttattGCATGAAAAAGTTTAGaagaatataatttataaatctCTTTAGAATCTCATAACAATTCCATACTCATTTTTATAGGACAGCTAAATATTATGATTGACGTATTGTGCAATGAATacatttagttacaattttttgtacCCTACGAATGTTAAATATTAtgttatattttgtaaaagtgaAACACAACTGcaatactaatatatatatatatgcagtgttggaaaaaataatagaaataatagaataatgtgaatttttctttcttttgggtatatttcttgcaaaataatttttgctgttgaAGTTCATGtctttttataaagaaacaGTTTTAGATATAAAAATAGAGGTACTCAACTCTTgctacatttttgtaaaaaataaatcatgaacttcattttattgtgcttggagaaaataatagaaacgacGTCCTTAAAGCTAATAAACAtaagtattttttctttaagataattaaacaaaacttttaaaattttaagcaaattaataTTTGGTTGTTGCACCCTGGGCTTTAATGACTGCAGTGCAACGCCGGCTCATTGAGTCCACTAACTGGGCACAAACTGATGGGTTTATACTAAACCATTCTGCCTGGACTTTTTCCCACAAATctgctttattttttgcctTATAGGCGGCAATTCTTTTCTTCAGAGTGCCCCAAAGGTGCTCTATTGGATCTATAGTCCGCAGCGCACATCTTATCTTTAATCCAGAATAAAGGACCAACTCCTGCCGACGAAAAACATCCCCAAAGTAGTATATTACCACCTCCATGCTTCACGGTCTTCAACGTGTGCTTTGGATCGTATGCAGAGTTTTTAGGTCGTCTTACATGTACCTTGCCATCAGACCCAAACAAATTAATCTTTGTTTCATCTGACCATAATACGTTTTTCCAATTTGCACGCAGTCGATGTTTCTTTGCAAACGATAATCTGCAGGTTATGTTTTTTCTGCTAAGGTATGGTACTTTTCTTGTACTATAGGCCTTTAATCCCCCAGATATTAATCTATTTCGGATTGTTCGACTGCTTACTGGCGCttgtgaaacatttttcaattcttctgaggataaaaatggttttttttcgaTTCTCGTATAAGCAGTTGGTCAAACTTCTTTGATGTTGCGCGCTTTCGTCCTCGTTTTTCTtctgtaattttaaaattaatcgcagaaaacaccttttttttgagcatttcattAAATCGGCAATCCGTGGCATAGAAAGGCCatcactttttagtttttttttaatttctctttcatTAACAATACAGTGTTTACCACGTCCCATTCTGAATGCAATATTCATgagataagaaatattttatgaacaagacaataataaatataattttttacatacttttccaacaaaatatcaaacagtttaaaaataacagtatattattaattttaactgtAGCTATTCAAATTTTCCCGAaacgtttctattttttttccaactaaAACACGCGGTTCTGCACCAAAATGAATACTGAGCCTAAATATTTGCGATTATGCACATAAAAACAAGACAAAATGAAGTACCGTT from Anastrepha ludens isolate Willacy chromosome 5, idAnaLude1.1, whole genome shotgun sequence includes these protein-coding regions:
- the LOC128863174 gene encoding A-kinase anchor protein 10, mitochondrial is translated as MLKYFKKHKGSRSRGIWNDIPFRKSEGETNEVRSKENESLPREVETKRNSLQSSSSFCDEILSQVDIEDDAIEGVDSCGESLGDYSLASDDDIFRYKSRLAMSLLSIVSDPICLSYFVQYLDTRHALPPLKFYLDTENFKTVAQTYLEREQHNDGQEPLESVKALHRSSEVKIHAQINGNRMNATNLEEDKDRVPELKSYYDLSMRQPLTDDEKSQIYAETNKQIHQCNENTRNNNLNKSSNSYSGRKSGIESNKPSRAEKCMSPASVQDAIAIYQKYLIADANQFVSLPVEILSQISLHLCTQTETQACSQNSKGTEVASTLPSTCFDEAQRYVLDQIEREYLNDFLQSPFYSKYCVELIENGQPDLSIYDILYSEATLFFFMEFLEQHGERECLDFWTSAINFRKSFEASVEDTEIENDKLELRKSLESEAQTDAMIIYEKFFSLQSEDRFWLSDRLRCRVEERICAKGRIAYCFDLPLQLIAKYLERKYFQGFLKSQLFQNYLNELKLKLRDANATSADFTTDASSSGAFRKSVHRKTLSDCSEGSRREVLKQNTLLAMDGNKMPQPRIRNIAQTSGSDLHIDSRQLINPNLMWHRSYSSDGGALKFGHINELGRYERDFDAVDSVGSEIASGGKHNWSLNLSGNKIKNAMRKLVNLPEDKVQEEIAWQVAEMIVRDVTNVTLRSDQLNSNPQLKTQTKTAAPNFKSEVIRPS